ACCTCATCGGAGATGGCGAGGCCACCGCCGGCACGCACCGCGGCATACACCTGTTGCAGATAGCCGTCGGGCAACGCCATGCCGCCCGCATTGCCGTACACGCTCTCGCAGATGAAGGCCGCGGGCGCGCGACCGCTTGCGATCAGTTCCTCGATCTGCCGCACCGCGTCGGCCGCATAGAGCACGGCCTCCGCACCGCGGTACTTGCCGCGGAAGCTGTTGGGCGACTCGACCGTGTGCACCCAATCGGGCCGGGTGGCAAGCGCATTCGGATTGTCGGCGATCGACGTCGACACCGCGTCGGTGCCGTACGTCCACCCGTGGTAGGCCTCCCTGACCGCGACGACGTCGCGGCGGCCGGTCGCCGCCGTCGCCAACCGGATCGCCAGATCGCTTGCCTCCGAACCGGAATTCACCAGGAACACCGTGTCCAGCGAATCGGGCAGGGTGGCGGCCAGCCGCTCACTGAACTCGACGACCGCCTCGTAGTTGAACCGCGAATTCGTGTTGAGCTTGCGCAGCTGACGGGCCGCGGCGTCGGCGACCCGCGGGTGAGCATGGCCAAGCATGGTCACGTTGTTGACCATGTCGAGATAGGAGCGACCGCGGGTCGACAGCATGTAGTGACGCCATCCGCGCTCGATCTGCGGCGGCTCCCGGTAGTAGTGCTCCTGCACCTGCGCGAAACTCGCGTTGCGGCGTGACAACAGATCCGTCGTCGTCGACGCCTGCGCTGCGTCCAATCCGAGCAGCGGGCGCGGATCTCGCGTCAGCGCAAGCCAACCCGGTGCCAACTCCGCAGTCGTGAACAACGGTGCCTGCGGTGCGCCGACGGGCTGCACACCGACGTGCACCCACCGCTCGGCGGCTGCCTGCGCCAGCGTCTCACCGGCGCGCAGGCTGCCCGACGTGGGCGCCTGTACACCGGCCAGCGTCAGCTCGACACCGTCACCCCGAAACGTCACGACGTCGGTCGACGCGTTGACCACCTCGCCGTCCCACGGGGCACGCAGGTCGATCGTCGACGCCGGCCACATGTTGATGCCGGTCGGTACGACAGCGGGGCTTTCCTGGCTCAGCTTCGGTGCCCGGTTCAGCCGGGGCTGCCCGTATTCGGTGACCACCAGCTCGGCGCCGTCGCCGACGGCGGCCCGCGCCTGGAGATCCTCGACATCCGTTGATAGCCACCGGCCGTCGTCGTAGGCATCGGATGTCGTGGTCAGGTCCAGCGTCACCACCGGCGCATCGACGAGCGGGGTCGTCACCTCCACCGGCGCAGCCGCCCGGCTCAGCCCGAGGTCGGCCTTGATGACCTCGGTCATGACGTCCATCGGCACCGACGTGGCCTGTTCGAACATGCGCCATTCGCCGTCGGACTGCTCGGTCACGTAGTCGTTGTCCGGGTCCAGCGCAGCCTGCTGCGCGCCGCTGACGATCAGCACCGCCGTCCGCAACGCCAACAGCGGCCACAGTGCTTCGGCCTCGGCCGCCGACAGCGGCCGAATCCTGTTGAACGCCTGGATCACCGGCAGCACCGAGGTCGGATCGCTGCCGGCATGCCCGAGTACGCACGACGCCGTGATCGCCAGCTCGGCCACCGCCCAGCTGTCCGTGAGATCGCCGAAGTCGATGACCCCGTCCGCGCGGACTCCGCCCCGATCGCGTGACACCACGACGTTCGCATCGGTGAGATCCAGATGGACCGCCTGGCGCGGCAATTCCTCGGCCAGCGGTGCGATACGCGACCATGCCTGCTGCGCCGCGGTCTCCAGTGCGGCCCGGTGCGCCGCGTCGGGAACGTGTGAAAGCAGTTGGGCGACAACGTCGGCGCCGTAGCGCAGATCCCATTGCAGCACTCGGTCCAGTCCGGGATGAAAGAAACCGGCCAGGGCCCGGCTCACCCGACCCGCGACGTCACCGAGACCGGCAGCGACCGTGGGCGACAGGTAGCCGTCCTCCAGCAGCGTTCCGCCAGGCAGGTAGCGCAGCAGCCGCACATAGGCCGTGCCGTCCACCAACCCCGTTATCGCCGTGCACTTCTCGCCTGCGACGTTCGGCATCGGCACAGCGACCCGCAGTTCGGGCTCAGCCCGCGCGATCAGGTCCGCCGCAAGGTCCTGTGCCTCGAGCTCGGTTGCGTTGAAGGCCGGGTTCGCAATCTTCAACACCCCGGCGATCGCGCCGTCCTCGGCGACGACCGTGAAGTTGCGATCCTGCTGACTACCCAGCGATTTGGCGCGGGCACGCAATCCGTAGTGCTCGCGCAGAATCTGCTCAGCCTGTTCCTCGCTGACTTGCGGAGCCGGCAGCTCCGGCTCCTCGAGGAAATTGAATCCGACGTTCACTTGCAGACGAACTGCACCACGACTTCGGAGAATGCGTCGTTGTCGTCCCCGGCGGCCGTGTGCCCGGCCTCGGAGAGTTCGACGAACTCGGCGCGGGGCACCTTCTCGAGAAAGTCCTTGACACCTTCAGTGCTGACCACATCGGAGAGCTTGCCACGGATCAGCAGGATCGGGATGGTCGAATCGACCACTGCGCGCTCCAGCTTCTCCACCCGGACGAACGGGTCGTCGAGCGGTGCGGTGAGAAACGCCGGATCCCAATGCCAGTACCACCGGCCGTCGCGTAGGCGCAGGTTCTTCTTCAACCCGTCTGGACTGCGGGGCTTGGTGCGATACGGCAGATACGCGGCAACCGCGTCGGCGGCTTCGTCGAGCGACGCGAAACCGTCCATCCCGCTGGCCATGAACTCGCGAATGCGGGCGCTTCCGTCCTTCTCATACCGGGGCACCACGTCCACGAGCACGAGTTTGGTCACCTTCTCCGGGCCGGCGGCCTCAGCGACGAGCATCCCCGTCATTCCGCCCATGCTCGCGCCGATCAGGATCACCGGCCGACCGATCCGGTCGATGACGGCAAGCGTGTCGCTGCACAGCGCGTCCACCGTGTAGTTCGCCTTCGGCGCCCGATCGCTGTCACCGTGTCCGCGGCTGTCCAGCGCGACGACGTGCAGACCGTGATCGGCCAGGATCTGCCCGGTTTTCTTCCACGAGAACCTGTTCTGGCCGCCGCCGTGCAGCATGAGCACCGTCGGTCGGTCCGCGGCCGAGGACGCCCCGCGGTTCCACTCATCGGCGACCAGGGTGATCTCGGTGTCCTCGGCGGGCACTCGGTACTTCACCGTTTGCGGTTCGCTGGCTGTGCTGCTCACAGACGTCCTCTCGGCTGGGCCCCGACCGGTCACGTTACTCAGCAGGAATTTGCGGCCAACTTGGACCCGCTGGCGGGCGCCGTCCATACACTTCGGTACGTGCAGCCAGAGACCGCCTCGGATGCCGACGACAGGGAGTGCATCATCGAGGCCGCGTACAGCTGTCTGTCGCAGCCGCACAGCGGTGCCATCCCCGTCGCGGCCATCCTGGAGCGCGCCGGGGTATCGACGCGGGCCTTTTACCGCCATTTCGAGTCCAAAGACGAACTGTTCCTGGCGATGTTGCGCGAGGAGACGGAAGCGTTGTCCGAACGTCTGGATCGCATCTGCACCGACGTGGGCGGCGGTCCGGTCGATCAACTCAGGGCCTGGATCGCGGGCATGTTCGTGGTCATCTTCGACGACCAGACGCGGATGCATTTCACTGTCATCGATTCCGACGAAGTGCGCGCCGCGAGGGGCTACCGGGAGGCGCGGGAGCAATCCCATCACGACCGCGAACGGTCGCTGGTCAAGATTCTGCGGCGCGGCCGCGACGACGGCACGTTTCCGTTGACGGATCCCGAACAGGATGCGGTCGCGATCAGCGCGGTCATCAGCAGGGTGATGGTCAGTCAGCACTACGAAGACCAGGAAGGGGTGCAGCGCGCACAGGACCGTGTCCTGGACTTCGCGTTGAGGGCACTGGGCGCGAAACCGCGATGAGTTTGTTCCCCGACAGGGGTCAGTTCTGACATGCCATCGATAACGCCCAGCCTGTGGTTCGACAACAACCTCGAAGAAGCCGCCGCGTTCTACACGGCGATCTTCCCGAACTCCGCGATCGAGCGACTGTACCGCTATAACGAGGCCGGACCAGGGACGCCCGGCGACGTCGCCTGGGGCACATTCGTGCTGGACGGCCAGCGGTTCCTCGGCATCAACGGCGGTCCTGACTTCCCGTTCACCGAGGCGGTGTCATTCGAGATCCGCTGTACGGACCAGGCCGAGGTCGATTACTACTGGGAGCGGCTGGTCGACGGGGGTGAGGAGTCGCAGTGCGGCTGGCTCAAGGACCGATTCGGTCTGAGCTGGCAGATCACCCCCGACCGGCTTTATGAGCTGCTCGAAGACCCCGCCACCGAGGTCGCGGCGACCCGGGCGATGCTCACCATGCGCAAGCTCGTCATCGCCGAATTGGAGGACGCCGTCGGCGTCAAGTAAATCTCTATTTAACGGTTACGACTACTAAATTTCTTCTCGGAAGTAGCCTTTTGTATGCCTTCCGGGGGGAGTGACACATCCGCGATGGTCCTGTTGCCGACGACGAAATGTGTGATGCTACGGTCACCGGCGTCGTACTCCCGTGCGTTCAAACACGGCGTCGACGCATTGCAGGGGATCGGTTATGTCGGAAGGAAGTAGGTAGTGGTCGCTTCCTCCATCATCGGAAAGCCCGTTCGCGCAGTCGGCGGCTTCTACGGGATGGCGCTCGACACGTTCGTCGCGATGTTCAGGCCACCGTTCGCGTGGCGCGAGTTCATCACGCAGGCGTGGTTCGTCGCGCGGGTGTCGATCGTGCCGACGTTGATGCTGACGATTCCCTACACCGTGCTGTTGACGTTCACCTTCAACATTCTGCTCAGGGAGTTCGGCGCGGCCGACTTCTCCGGCACGGGCGCTGCTCTCGGCACGGTGCGGCAGATCGGGCCGATCGTGACTGTGCTCGTGGTCGCCGGTGCAGGTGCGACCGCCATGTGCGCCGACCTCGGCGCCCGCACCATCCGTGAAGAACTCGACGCTCTTCGGGTGATGGGTGTCGATCCGATCCAGGCACTTGTGGTCCCGCGCGTGCTGGCCGCGACGTTGGTGTCGCTGGCGCTCTCCGCGACGGTGATCCTCGTCGGCCTCGCCGGAGCCTATTTCTTCTGCGTCTACATCCAGCACGTGTCACCGGGTGCGTTCGCGGCAGGCCTGACCCTGATCATCGGCGCGCTCGACGTCACCATCGCCTTGATCAAGGCGGCGCTGTTCGGGCTTTCCGCGGGTCTAATCGCTTGCTACAAGGGTATTTCCGTCGGCGGCGGCCCCGCGGGCGTCGGCAACGCGGTCAACGAGACGGTGGTCTTCACGTTCATGGCACTGTTCGCGATCAACGTCGTCGCGACGGCGGTTGCGGTGCGGGTGACGCTGTGAGCAGTCCACCGTTGGAGCGGACCCGCCGGCCGATCGACCGGCGCTTCCCAAGGTTGGCGAGGCGACTCGACAACTGGGTCGGCGCGTGGAACCACATCGGCACGCAGACGAAGTTCTACGGCAAGACGCTGCGCAGCGTCGGCTACGTGTTCACCCACTACCGGATAGAACTGCTGCGGATCATCGCCCAGATGGGGCTGGGAACCGGCGCTTTGGTGGTGATCGGCGGAACGGTCGCGATCGTCGGGTTCCTGACCGTGACGACCGGCGCGCTGGTCGCGGTCCAGGGCTACACCGACTTCTCCGAAATCGGCGTCGAGGCGTTGACCGGTTTCGCGTCGGCCTTCTTCAACGTCCGCCTCATCGCGCCCGCGACCACGGCCATCGCACTTGCGGCCACGATCGGCGCCGGCGCCACGGCGCAACTCGGCGCCATGCGGATCAACGAGGAGATCGACGCGCTCGAGGTGATGGGCATCCGCAGCGTCGCCTATCTGGCGTCCACCCGGGTGATCGCCGGCCTCGTCGTAGTGATCCCGCTCTACTGCGTCGGCGTGCTCGCCTCGTTCTGGGCCGCCCGGTTCGGCACAACCGTCATCTACGGCCAGTCGACGGGCGTCTACGACCACTACTTCAGGACGTTCCTGAACCCCACCGACCTGGTCTGGTCCTTCGTGCAGAGCATCGCGATGGCGATCGTGATCATGTTGATCCACACCTATTACGGCTTCTCGGCAAGCGGCGGACCCGCGGGCGTGGGCGAGGCGGTCGGCCGGGCGGTGCGGACCTCTCTGATCGTCGCGGCGTTCGTGGTGATGATGATCTCGCTCGCGGTGTACGGGCAGTCCGGCAACTTCAACCTGGCTGGATGACGCCATGGCTGACGTGAGAGACGACGAAGGACTGCACCCCGCTTGGTGGACGCTGATCCTGGTGCTGATCGTGGTCGGCTCCGTCTGGCTGACGTGGGCGTTGTTCACCGGCTCACTGCGCAAGTTCGTGCCGGTCACTCTGACGTCTGAGCGGTCCGGCCTGGTGATGGAGACCGATGCCAAGGTCAAGCTGCGCGGCGTTCAGGTCGGGCGGGTCGCCGCGATCGAAGGCGGCACCGAGCCGGTGAAGCTGCAGCTCGAGATCGACCCCGACCAGATCGAGCACATCCCGGCCAATGTCGAGGCGCAGATCCGCGCCACGACCGTGTTCGGCGCCAAGTTCGTCGACCTCGTGTACCCGAAAGATCCCAGCCCGCAGCGCCTGAGGGCCGGGCAGGTCCTGGTGTCACGCAACGTCAGCGTCGAGGTCAACACCGTGTTCGAGAACGTGGTCGGCGTGCTCGACAAGATCGACCCGGCGAAGCTCAACAGCGTGCTGTCGGCGCTCGCCGAAGGCGTTCGCGGTAAGGGCGCGGAGATCGGCCAGGCGACCACCGACGCCAACGAGGTGTTGCTCGCGCTGAATCCGCGCAGCGAGAAGGTTCGCGAGGACTGGCAGGCGCTGCGGGACTTCAGCGATACGTACAGCGATGCGGCGCAAGGCATTCTCGCGACGCTGAATGCGGCCAGCACGACGAGCGAAACCATCACCAAGCATGCGGACGCGCTGGATGCGTTGCTGCTCAGCACAATCGGGCTTTCCAACAGCGGCATCAGCCTGCTGGCGCCCAGTCAGGCCAACCTGATCAAGGCCATCAATGTGCTGCAGCCGACGACCAAGCTGCTGTACAAGTACAACCCGACCTACACGTGCCTGTTGGTGGGCGCAAAGTACCTGCTCGACCACGGCGGCTATGAGGCGCCTGGCGGCAATGGGCGGTCGATCGTCCTTGATGCCGGCCTCGCGCTCGGCGACGATCCCTACAGTTACCCAAGGCATTTGCCCATCATCGGCGCCAAGGGTGGCCCCGGTGGTAAGCCGAGCTGCGGGTCGTTGCCCAACGTCAAGGAGAACTGGCCCGTCCGCCAACTCATCACGAACACCGGCTTCGGAACGGGCATCGACTGGCGCCCCAACCCCGGCATCGGCTTCCCCGGCTACGTCAACTATCTGCCGACGACGCGCGCGGTGCCCGAACCGCCCAGCATCCGGAATCTGTTCGGCGGGCCTGCGATCGGACCGATTCCGTATCCGGGTGCGCCTGCCTACGGGGCACCGCTGTACGCCCCGGACGGCACGCCGTTGTGGCCGGGACTGCCGCCTGCACCTCCGCCGGGAGCGCCGCGCGATCCGGGGCCGACGCCGGGTTCGGAGCCGTTCGTGGTGCACGCGCCGGCCTTCCAACAGCCGACGCCGTTGCCGCCGGTTCCGTTGCCGCACTTCGCCGCACCCGGACCTTGACCCCTTTGACTGACACTTCGACCGAGAAAGGAATGCCGACATGACTGGGAGCTGGCGCAGCGCTCTGGTTCGTCTCGGCGTTTTCCTGGCCGTGTGTCTTCTGGGTGTCTTCGCGTTGTATGCGGTGTTCGGGCAGTTGCGCTTCGGCGAGAAGTCGAACACGTACAAGGCCGAGTTCCTCAACGTGACAGGCCTGGAGGAGGGCGACTTCGTCCGCATCGCGGGTGTGGAGGTCGGCAAGGTCGAGAAGATCTCGATACAGCCGGACACGACCGCCCTCGTCGAGTTCACCGCCGACGATTCGGTCGTGCTCACCGACGGCAACCGGGCGGTGATCCGTTACGACGATCTGATCGGCGGTCGCTACCTCTCGTTGGTCGAGGGCGCAGGAGGCACGACGAAGGTCAAGCCGGGGGACACGATTCCGTTGGCCAGGACCTCTCCGGCGCTGGATCTCGATGCGTTGATCGGCGGCTTCCGGCCGTTGTTCTCGGCTCTGGATCCCGATCAGGTGAATGCGTTGTCCGGCCAGTTGATTCAGGCATTCGAGGGACAGGGCGCGACGATCGGATCGTTCCTGACGCAAACCGCGGCGCTGACGAACACGCTCGCCGACCGGGATCAGTTGATCGGAGAGGTCATCGTCAATCTGAACACCGTGCTGGGGTCGCTGGGCGGCCAGAGTGACCAGTTCTCAAAGGCGGTGGAGTCGCTGTCCGAACTGGTGCAGGGTCTGGCGGAACGCAGAACCGAGATCAGTAATGGACTCGCGTACACGAACGCGGCCGCGGGCAGCGTCGCGGATCTGCTGTCGGAGGCCAGGCCGCCGTTCGCGAAGACCATCCACGAGACGGACCGGTCGGCGGGAATCGTGGTGGCCGACCATGACTACTTCGACAACCTGCTCAACACGCTTCCGGACGCCTACCAGGCGCTCGGCCGACAGGGCCTGTACGGCGACTTCTTCTCGTTCTATCTCTGCGACATCGTCCTCAAGCTCAACGGCAAGGGCGGCCAGCCCGTCTACGTAAAGGTTGCCGGCCAGTCGACGGGGAGGTGTGCGCCGCGATGAAGCCGTTCTCCGAACGCAGTCCGTTCATCATGGGGGCCATCGGGCTCACACTGACCGCGGCGATCGTGTTGATCTCGCTGCAGTACGACAAGATCCCCTTCCTCAACCAGACCAATGAGTACTCCGCGTACTTCGCCGAAGCCGGTGGTCTCACAACGGGTGTGGCCGTTCAGGTTTCGGGATTCCAGGTCGGTGAGGTGCAGTCGATCGAACTGGACGGGCCGCAGGTCTTGATCAAGTTCACGGTGGACAAGGACATCGCCCTGGGCGACCGCACCGAAGCGGCGATCAAGACCAAGGGTCTGCTGGGCACGAAGATCCTCGAAGTCACATCGAGGGGCGACGGCCGGCTGGAGGGCACCATCCCGAAAAACCGCACGACGTCGCCGTACCAGCTGCCGGACGCCCTTGGCGAGCTCGCGACGACGATCAGCGGCCTTGACACGACCCAACTCTCCGATTCGCTTCGCGTGGTGGCGGATACGTTCTCCGAGACGCCACCCGAACTGCGGGTCGCGGTCGAAGGTGTGGCCCGGTTCTCGGAGACGCTGAACGAACGCGACGCGGAATTGCGCGAACTGCTCACCAACGCCAACAAGTCGACGGCCGTACTGGCCGAGCGCAGTGGCCAGATCGTCTCGCTGGTCAAAGACACCAACGCACTGCTGGCCGAGCTGCAGAACCAAGCCGCCGCAGTGGATCAGATCTCGGCGAGCGTCTCGGCGCTGAGCCAACAGCTGCAGGGTTTCATCGACGAGAACCGCGAGACGATGAAGCCGGCGATCGACAAGCTCAACGGCGTGCTGACGGTCCTCGACAACCGCAAGGAGCGGTTGCAGAAGGGGCTGAAACTGGTGAGCTCCTACGCGATGTCGCTGGGTGAGGCGGTCTCGTCCGGACCGTTCTTCAAGAACTACATCGCCAACCTGCTGCCGGGCCAGTTCCTGCAGCCGTTCATCGACGTGGCGTTCTCGGACCTCGGCCTTGATCCCAATGTGCTGTTGCCGTCCGAGCGCACCGATGCGCCGGTCGGCCAGCCGGGCTTGCCCGCCATGCCGGTGCCGTACCCGCGCACCGGGCAGGGCGGCGAACCGCATCTGAATCTGCCCGACGCCATCACCGGCAATCCCGGTGACCAGGGATGCGGTCCCCCCGGCATACCGCTGCCCGGCCCAACCGGCTGCTACCCGTACCGCGAACCGCTGCCTGCGCCGCCGCCTGGCGGACCGCCGCCTGGACCGCCCGCGGAGGCACCGCCGGGGCAGCGCTCCATTCCGGTCCCGACGCCGACCCCGGTGATGGTTCCCGCGCCGGGTGAAGCGCCGCCGCTGACGGGGGAGGCGGGACAGTGAACCGCGTCCGCAAGAGCTGGCTGGCCGCCGCACTCGTCGTGCTGTTGGTCGCCGGTGTGGTCGTGCTGTTCCGGACCAGCGACACCATCAACCGCACCAACGTCGTTGCGTACTTCGAGAACAGCAACGGCATCTACGAGGGTGACGACGTCCGGATCCTCGGCGTGAACGTCGGGCGCATCACCAAGATCGAGCCCGAGCCCAATCGGGTCAAGATCTCGTTCTGGTACGACAGCAAGTACAAGGTGCCCGCCGACGCCAATGCCGCGATCCTGTCGCCGACCCTGGTGACCTCTCGTGCCATCCAGCTGACCCCGGTCTACACCGGCGGTCCCACGATGGCCGACGACGCGGTGATCCCGCGCGAGCGCACCGTCGTACCGGTCGAGTGGGACACGCTGCGGAAGCAACTCGAAAGGATCGCCAAGGAGCTGCAGCCGACGGAACCGGGTGGAGTGAGTCCGCTGGGTGCGGTCATCAACACCACCGCCGCAAACCTGCGCGGCCAGGGCGTGAACATCCGCGACACGGTGATCAAGTTGTCGCAGGCGTTTTCGGCCCTCGGCGACAAGAGCACCGACATTTTCTCGACCATCAAGAACCTGTCGATCCTCGTTTCCGCGTTGCAGGACAGCACGACCTTGATGCGTCAGCTCAACCAGAACCTGGCATCGGTGACCGGTCTGCTCGCCGACAGTCCCAACGAGGTGGCCGACGCGGTACGTGACTTCAACGCCGTCGTCGGTGAGGTGCAGACGTTCGTGGCGGAGAATCGCGAATCGTTGGGCACCACATCGGACAAGCTGGCGGGCGTCACCCAGGCGCTGCACGACAGCCTCGATGACGTGAAGCAATTCCTGCACGTCGCGCCCAACTCATTCCAGAACTACGTCAACGTGTATCAGCCCGCGCAGGGTGGGGCGAGCGCCATCCTGGCGGTCAACAACTTCGCCAACCCGATCAGCTTCCTGTGCGGTGCCGTGCAGGCGGCGTCGCGACTCAACGCGGAGCAGTCGGCGAAGCTGTGCGTGCAATACCTTGCCCCGATCATCAAGAACCGTCAGTACAACTTCCCGCCGATCGGCCAGAACCTCTTCGTCGGTGCCCAGGCGCGGCCGAACGAGATCACCTACAGCGAGGAGTGGATGCGGCCCAACTACATTCCGCCGCAACCGCCTGTCGCACCTCCGCCGCCGGCGCCCGACGGTGCGGCACCTCCGCCGCCACCCGGGCCCCCGCTGCCCGCCGAGGCGGTCGTCGCCACGAATCCGGCCGACGGACTCCAGGGCATGATGATGCCGACGGGGGTGGTGGGACCGTGATGCGAATTCGCTTGTGTGCCAGCGTAGGACTGCTGGTCCTCGGCCTCGTCGTGTCCGGATGCGCGGACTGGCAGGGGCTGAACTCGCTCCCGTTGCCCGGGGTTCAGGGCCGCGGTCCCGGCTCGTTCACGATCCAGGCGCAGATGCCCGACGTCGACAACATCGAGCCGAACTCCCGGGTGCGCGTCGCGGACGTCACCGTCGGCAACGTGACCAAGATCGAGCGGCAGGGCTGGCACGCCTTGGTCACCATGGAACTCAATGAGAATGTCCAACTTCCGGCCAACGCGACCGCCAAACTCGGACAGACCAGCCTGCTGGGTTCCCTGCACATCGAGCTCGCACCGCCCACCGAAGAGGCGCCGCAGGGCAGACTGCACGAGGGTTCGCTGATCCCGCTGAAGTCGTCGGGTAACTATCCGAGCACCGAGCAGACGCTGGCGGCCGTCGCCCTGCTGCTCAACGGGGGTGGGATCGGCCATATCCACGAAATCACAGAGGCATTCAGCACCGCGTGGGCCGGGCGTGAAGCCGAGCTGCGCAGCCTGATCGAGCAGCTCGACGTGTTCATCGGCTACGTGAACGACCAAAAAGGCGACATCATCGAGGCCAACGAGAGTCTGAACAACCTCGTGGGCCAGTTCGCCGAGCAGAAGCCGGTGGTGGACAAGGCATTACGCACGATTCCCAATGCGCTCGAGGTGCTGAAGGAT
The nucleotide sequence above comes from Mycolicibacterium moriokaense. Encoded proteins:
- a CDS encoding MCE family protein; amino-acid sequence: MKPFSERSPFIMGAIGLTLTAAIVLISLQYDKIPFLNQTNEYSAYFAEAGGLTTGVAVQVSGFQVGEVQSIELDGPQVLIKFTVDKDIALGDRTEAAIKTKGLLGTKILEVTSRGDGRLEGTIPKNRTTSPYQLPDALGELATTISGLDTTQLSDSLRVVADTFSETPPELRVAVEGVARFSETLNERDAELRELLTNANKSTAVLAERSGQIVSLVKDTNALLAELQNQAAAVDQISASVSALSQQLQGFIDENRETMKPAIDKLNGVLTVLDNRKERLQKGLKLVSSYAMSLGEAVSSGPFFKNYIANLLPGQFLQPFIDVAFSDLGLDPNVLLPSERTDAPVGQPGLPAMPVPYPRTGQGGEPHLNLPDAITGNPGDQGCGPPGIPLPGPTGCYPYREPLPAPPPGGPPPGPPAEAPPGQRSIPVPTPTPVMVPAPGEAPPLTGEAGQ
- a CDS encoding virulence factor Mce family protein, whose product is MNRVRKSWLAAALVVLLVAGVVVLFRTSDTINRTNVVAYFENSNGIYEGDDVRILGVNVGRITKIEPEPNRVKISFWYDSKYKVPADANAAILSPTLVTSRAIQLTPVYTGGPTMADDAVIPRERTVVPVEWDTLRKQLERIAKELQPTEPGGVSPLGAVINTTAANLRGQGVNIRDTVIKLSQAFSALGDKSTDIFSTIKNLSILVSALQDSTTLMRQLNQNLASVTGLLADSPNEVADAVRDFNAVVGEVQTFVAENRESLGTTSDKLAGVTQALHDSLDDVKQFLHVAPNSFQNYVNVYQPAQGGASAILAVNNFANPISFLCGAVQAASRLNAEQSAKLCVQYLAPIIKNRQYNFPPIGQNLFVGAQARPNEITYSEEWMRPNYIPPQPPVAPPPPAPDGAAPPPPPGPPLPAEAVVATNPADGLQGMMMPTGVVGP
- a CDS encoding virulence factor Mce family protein, whose protein sequence is MRIRLCASVGLLVLGLVVSGCADWQGLNSLPLPGVQGRGPGSFTIQAQMPDVDNIEPNSRVRVADVTVGNVTKIERQGWHALVTMELNENVQLPANATAKLGQTSLLGSLHIELAPPTEEAPQGRLHEGSLIPLKSSGNYPSTEQTLAAVALLLNGGGIGHIHEITEAFSTAWAGREAELRSLIEQLDVFIGYVNDQKGDIIEANESLNNLVGQFAEQKPVVDKALRTIPNALEVLKDQRNNLAEALVQLGRFSALAADSVNQTKEALVQELKDIGPVLESLANAGPALTRALSFLPTFPFPKETLTNWIRGDYANLSLVVDMTLSRLDQGLFVGTRFECNLTWMELQWGRTIGQLPSPCNQNVPPPGGNPLLVAYRWDQGP